From one Humulus lupulus chromosome 8, drHumLupu1.1, whole genome shotgun sequence genomic stretch:
- the LOC133798146 gene encoding uncharacterized protein LOC133798146, with amino-acid sequence MASAATRCGGNRSLLDQKFGLFEIQTNRNDRPCSLAIRNHARGITGKKLTAATTSLEKNRATQPVTCHPQSVGIESGWNRSDTEAVAYEKLDEWMRDSVVEIVKNLREAPLMLHVYNKEKETENDGVESKMVMEKAASAGDWAVAKDKWEAGDAPLPEGLIFVEELGDDSERHEEEENDSLEGMTRAWGVVIQGKGVECPPACYLLKTSTAGAGSGCGLGFGCTHFCLVRVNSFRETAESQLRNCWL; translated from the coding sequence ATGGCGTCGGCGGCAACCCGTTGCGGAGGCAATCGCAGTCTCCTAGATCAAAAGTTTGGTTTGTTTGAGATTCAGACCAATCGGAATGATCGGCCGTGTTCTTTGGCGATTCGGAACCACGCCAGGGGTATAACCGGGAAAAAATTAACAGCCGCGACGACGTCATTGGAGAAGAATCGTGCGACTCAGCCGGTGACTTGTCATCCGCAGTCGGTGGGAATAGAGAGCGGGTGGAATCGCTCCGATACGGAAGCGGTGGCGTACGAGAAACTAGATGAGTGGATGAGAGATTCGGTTGTTGAGATTGTGAAGAACCTTCGAGAAGCGCCGTTGATGCTCCACGTCTACAATAAGGAGAAGGAGACTGAGAACGATGGCGTTGAGTCAAAGATGGTAATGGAGAAGGCGGCGTCAGCGGGGGATTGGGCGGTGGCGAAGGATAAGTGGGAAGCCGGAGATGCGCCATTACCGGAAGGCCTGATATTCGTGGAAGAGCTTGGGGATGACTCCGAACGACATGAAGAGGAGGAAAACGACAGCTTGGAAGGGATGACGAGGGCGTGGGGGGTGGTCATACAAGGGAAAGGGGTAGAGTGTCCTCCAGCGTGTTATTTGCTCAAGACTAGTACGGCCGGGGCAGGATCGGGTTGCGGACTCGGGTTCGGATGCACTCATTTTTGTTTGGTTCGGGTGAATAGCTTCAGGGAAACGGCGGAGTCTCAACTGAGGAATTGTTGGTTGTAG